A section of the Sedimentisphaera cyanobacteriorum genome encodes:
- a CDS encoding Panacea domain-containing protein, with product MNSLKAVDIAKYITEELGSMTAMKLQKLVYYSQAWSLVWDDCKLFDDPIEAWANGPVVRELYNLHKGSYIVSSDTFSDGDISKLSENQKDTVDTVLNAYKDKTPQWLSDQTHAERPWIEAREGLCETERGERIISLETMAEYYGSL from the coding sequence ATGAATTCTCTAAAAGCGGTTGATATTGCTAAGTATATCACCGAAGAGTTAGGCTCGATGACTGCAATGAAGCTTCAGAAGCTTGTGTATTACAGCCAAGCTTGGTCGCTTGTATGGGACGACTGCAAACTTTTTGATGATCCAATAGAGGCTTGGGCTAACGGGCCGGTAGTAAGAGAGCTCTATAATCTTCACAAGGGCAGCTACATCGTTAGTTCAGATACCTTCTCAGATGGAGATATCTCCAAATTGAGCGAAAATCAAAAAGATACTGTTGATACAGTACTCAACGCTTATAAAGATAAAACACCCCAATGGCTGAGTGATCAGACCCATGCAGAACGGCCTTGGATAGAGGCTCGCGAAGGGCTTTGTGAAACTGAAAGGGGCGAGAGGATAATATCTTTGGAGACTATGGCTGAATACTATGGCTCGCTCTGA
- a CDS encoding permease encodes MDFFTIFFDSLMQAAPYVILGMLIAGAVRNYVPQDVLRENLGGNSPLTLLKSVGIGCILPLCSCGTIPLGIGLYRSGAAVGNMLAFMTSAPVLSPVLIVLAIKLLGFKITLTLIFSAVVGAMVIGWIGNRLFPPKVGFSSACCCENMEFKYHSRLAEKGRTGKLLETVRWSFLDLGADICIDILIGLGIVSVILAILPMEWISRWLGQQDLFTLVYVVILGIFTYACSIPSIPIIQGLLLMGASPGAAMAYMIAGPATNFGELYAIGKSMGKKPAVYYAGALIVLAITAGYLTDRLVFPDYQYRAFRQQGELVIKQCCVPVIFGEGVDVGDPQVPGWHWPFGFLLFGVIGFGFFKKVKHFLVNPCQCCVWKSYEQGDSCGAKCHVRRKHDFFQKYIARPLKNLYDIE; translated from the coding sequence ATGGATTTTTTCACTATATTCTTCGATTCGCTTATGCAGGCTGCCCCGTATGTAATACTGGGTATGCTGATTGCGGGGGCGGTTCGTAATTATGTGCCTCAGGATGTACTTCGTGAGAATCTCGGCGGGAACTCCCCGCTTACACTGCTCAAATCGGTAGGGATAGGCTGCATCCTGCCTCTTTGTTCCTGCGGGACGATACCGCTTGGAATCGGGCTGTACAGGAGCGGGGCAGCTGTAGGGAATATGCTTGCGTTTATGACATCCGCTCCAGTTCTTTCTCCTGTGCTGATTGTGCTTGCGATAAAACTGCTCGGCTTCAAAATAACGCTCACATTGATTTTTTCGGCTGTTGTCGGGGCTATGGTTATAGGCTGGATTGGAAACAGGCTCTTCCCGCCTAAGGTCGGTTTTTCATCAGCCTGCTGCTGCGAGAATATGGAATTTAAGTATCACAGCAGACTCGCAGAAAAGGGAAGGACAGGAAAGCTGCTTGAAACAGTAAGGTGGTCGTTTCTGGATCTCGGGGCAGATATCTGTATTGATATTCTGATTGGCCTCGGGATTGTATCGGTTATTCTAGCAATCCTGCCGATGGAGTGGATCTCCAGATGGCTCGGGCAGCAGGATTTGTTTACGCTGGTGTATGTGGTGATTCTTGGAATCTTTACCTACGCATGCAGCATCCCTTCTATACCCATTATTCAGGGGCTTCTGCTTATGGGCGCTTCGCCCGGGGCAGCGATGGCGTATATGATAGCCGGCCCGGCTACAAATTTCGGCGAGCTCTACGCAATAGGCAAGTCTATGGGCAAAAAGCCTGCTGTTTACTATGCCGGCGCTCTGATTGTGCTAGCGATAACTGCGGGATACCTCACCGACAGGCTCGTTTTCCCCGATTATCAGTACAGAGCCTTCAGGCAGCAGGGAGAGCTTGTGATAAAGCAGTGCTGCGTGCCGGTTATTTTCGGAGAGGGAGTGGATGTTGGGGATCCTCAAGTGCCCGGATGGCACTGGCCTTTCGGTTTTCTCCTTTTCGGGGTGATTGGATTCGGCTTTTTCAAAAAGGTGAAACACTTTCTGGTAAACCCATGCCAGTGCTGCGTATGGAAGAGCTACGAGCAGGGAGATTCGTGCGGGGCAAAATGCCACGTCCGGAGGAAACACGATTTCTTCCAGAAATATATAGCACGGCCTTTGAAGAATTTATATGATATTGAATAA